The following is a genomic window from Labeo rohita strain BAU-BD-2019 chromosome 15, IGBB_LRoh.1.0, whole genome shotgun sequence.
ATGATCTGCAATGGTTGATTTGTCGCATCCAGTGTGGACAGACTCAAGCTGTTGTGTAGAGAAACAAATTTAGTTATTAGGGTGGGtcaataaaataactattatgATTATATACAGTTCTTTAATTgaatctgttaagtttaacattGTAAACCACCAATGTCATGTCCACTGCATTGCAATTCTTTTCCTGTAGCTCTTTTGCTATCAAACAACTGCATATTCTTTATGATTAAGTTAAATGTTCAGAAACTAGAAAAATTGTTTCTGTAAGGAGGGTTATCCCTTTATATGGCTATCatgttgagatcacatgaccagctgaatactttttaatttctgtaatcTGCCTAATTTTAGACACATTCAGAAAATGTCTGTGCAAAGAAAATTTCTACAAGGGTGTCTGTCAAACAAACTGACCCATTCTAGATTACAATatgattaaaaacatgttaagcTTCATGGCAAATGACCAACTGGCACTTGTGGCACAGAAAATATATGTTCTCAGTTCATGACAATTTTACACAAAGATGTGATTACATCAGAAACTGCTTACCTTCTTGTTCTTGAAACAGATACAAATTTTCTGTCTAAtctcttttgttttaaaaccatACACAAGTGGATTTACAAGAGGAGGAAAGATAAAATTGAATATGGAAAAAACTTTGCGTAGGAAACCGGAAGCAAACTCAGATCGATGTGCAAGCAAAGGAAAAAGAGTGGTAACCTCTAACAACAGAAAAACGACCAAATGAGTACCACATGTCTGAAGTGCCTTAATCTTTGCAGtctgattattattagtattacttATTAGCTTATTAGTAACACAAGTgattaatatatgaatattatgtaaataccaCAACagaaagtgaaaagctgtggtAAAATGCTATACAACACAACCCAAAGATATTGTTCACTTCTTTGCCGTCACAGAAGAGTTTCATTAATGTAGGCTAATAGCAGAAAGGTCTGCCATGTGTGTCTGGCAAGAGAAGAAGGAACATTGCAATTATAAGAGCAAAATTTAAAAGCCACATCCCAGTTATGATTTTCACCAACTTATTGGTAGTCATAATGGCTCCATATCTCAGCAGGCAGCAGATAGCGATGTAGCTGTCATAGGCCAAAACTTAAGTGATTATTCTTCACCACCGCTAAATGTCACATGTAGGCTAATGATTTATACTCATGGAGTGGGGTGGAAAAACCCCCGTATGCATTGGGTTAGTCATGAGTACAGGTGCTGTTACGTAATGTGTAAATTACATTCATATTATATGAGAGGCCTGCTGGTGGATAGCATAACATACAGTATttgggttgattttttttttttttttattttccaatatCAGGGCTCCCCCATTGCTGTTGATGGATTACAAAAGCAGAGCACATCCTGATCTTAGATTCTGCCAAAAATAGTCtatagtaatttattttgtcaaagCTGTCTGTCAAAACGTAAATGATTACAGAAATGTGAActaattatattttgatataacaTTTGGCCTGTGATAAATGAtgtaatctggataatattatTCGCCTAATGGGTGTGAGTGGGGATGGTTGACACAATGGTTTTAGAGTTGGTTGCATggcacataataaataattcactgACAGTTCAGTTGAACTGAACATTTATTACTCAGTCAAGGACTGGTGATTTAAGTGCATTTCACAGATTAATAAACAGGCCAAGAAGgactttctttttctccttatatTTAAACTGTCATCAACAACTTGTATCTAAAACACTTGTGGAAGAtacatatgtaatatatatttcatcatatgtgtcacatatatatacagcaaataaccatttgaatatattgcatgatcaaattatcattttaatgttattgaaTGACATTTGATGTAATTTCTTACATAAGCATCAGTGTACGTTTTATTGCAGACTGTGTATCTTACTCTTAAAACAGCTGACAATTTTCTGTCTAATTTCCTTCGTTTTAAACCCATAAATAAGTGGATTCACAATGGGAGGAAACACAAGAGCAGATATAGAAAACACCCTGCGTAGGTGAGCTGGAGCATTTTCAGAACGATGTGcaataagagggaaaaaagtgTTGAACTCCAAGAACAGGAAGACCACTAAATGAGTGCCACATGTCTGAAGTGCCTTAATCTTTGCATCAGACTGCTTATTGGTAACACAAGTGATTAATATATGAATGTATGTAAATGCCACAACAGAAAGGGAAATACAgtgatataaacataaaataaacaaaccataGATATTGTTCACTGTTGTATCTTCgcacattattttcattaaagatGGGTTATAGCAGACAAGCTCTGCCATGTATTTCTGGCAAATCTTGTATGGCATTAGAAGACAGAAAagtacaattataataataaaatgaatgagcCACATCATAGTTATGATTCTCACTAAGTTACTGGTAGTCATAATTGCTCCATATCTCAGTGGGAAGCAGATAGCGATATACCTGTCAAAGGCCATAGCGGTAAGAATTACATGAGATGCACCACCATACATATGTATAAAAAAGCCCTGAAGCATACATGCAGGATATGATATTGATCTGTCCTGAGACAATATGCTATACagcagctgaggaaaaaggctTGAAGCACCCATTGCGTCATTGATAGGCAGGTTAAGCAACAGTATGTACATTGGTTTATGAAGATTCCTGTTTTCACAAATGGTGACAACAATCGTGAGATTGCAGAGTAAGATAGTAGAGTATGTTGCCATTCCAAATATGAACGCAGGATAAATGCTTGCCTGAGGCAGTTCCAAAGAGTGCAAAGTCAGGATCACTGAGAGGATAGATCCATTTAGATACATGCTGAATACTCTTATAACCTTAAAAGCTAATAATGcttgtttatataattaaatctcAGAACTTTTGAAGTTTTGTTGCTTTCCAAAAAGGACATTCAACAGTCATCCTTTTATTCTGACATACTTGTATCCAAAATCATTGTTCTTACAACCTAGGGGAAAACAGCAATAATTCTATCAAAATTATTTGATAAATcctaatcaaaaacaaacaaataagcaaacaagcaaaaaagcAATTGCATAACAAAATATACAACACACACGTTGAAGCATATTAGCAGATTAATAATCTAAATTACTTTAAAgtagttacattttaataattaatatttagatttgcaTCCATTTTAATGTCCCATTACTATTACTTGTTCACATGAATTGCTAATCTCATATGGCTAAGACAAAAGctctaaatgtaatatttagccaCCTTAAGTGATCATCCTTCTCCACAGCTAAATGTTGTTATCATCTGTGATCATCTGATTTATACCAATGGACCACGCTGGGCTGAAAACTCTTTGTTTACTTTGGGTTAACCATGGAAATGGGTGGTGTTATGTGGcatattacattaaaatcttGAATGTAACAAATGAGACTCTAGAATGATATTCACATGGGAAATTATACTTCTGAGTTGCCTTGAGACTCTTCATGTTACCACAGTCCCCTCTGAAAATACCAGTTTAGACCAGAAATGCGCTGATCATGTGCTATAGCATTCTGGTTAGATATTAGCTTTGTTACTTGGTTACGAGAGATATCATGAGGCCACATTTGAACTGCAAATTATACTGCcattatgatttaaatggtgAAGTAAGGGCAATTAACATTCCatatacagcaaaatcagaCTGCTTTCAAGGAACATTTCAAAGAAAAATTCAAATTGGCTTAAAATATACTAGTAAATgagtgccgtcagaatgagagctcaaacagctgataaaacagctgatattgctttctccattaAAAAGGTCATCCCATCTGAATTTACAATCCTCTCCACACATAAATACTAgtgctgtcagtttaacgcattaactgaattaattagttctgaaaaaataacgcgattaaaatattttaacgcagatAATATACTGGCCCCACCCCAGACCTGGAAACAATAACTGTAAGGAAAAAAACTCTTAATAAGTTTTATTATGTCATCTTCAAACAAGCATGTTCAGACACTATTTATCTTACTCCTGAAACAGGTGAGAATTTTCTGTCTGATCTCTTTAGTTTTAAAACCATAAACAAGTGGATTTACAAGGGGAGGAAACACAAAAACCGTTATAGAAAACATCCTGCGTATGTAAGCTGGAACACTTTCAGATCGATGTGCAACTGGAGGAAAAAGAGTGTTGAACTTCAAGAAAAGAAAGATGACCAGATATTGATCTGTCCTGAGACCATATACTATACAGCAGCTGAGGAAAAAAGCATGTGGCACCCATTGCATCATTGACAGGCAGGTTAAGCAACAGTATGTACATGTTTGTGAAGATTTCTGTTCAagcaaattgtaataataattgttagaTTGCAGAGTAAGATGAGCGAATATGTTATTAATCCAAATATGAATGCAGGATAAATGCTCGCCTCAGGCAGTTTCAAAGAGTGCAAAGTCAGGACCAGTGAGAGGACAGATTCATTTGGATACATGTTGCTTACAGAAGCACATAAACAGTAATCTAAAGTTTGATTGTCATTCAGTCATTTTGGCATATGCAGCATAATCTTTCTTACAACCTAAAAAACagacaacaacagataaaataaaacgtcattaaagaaaatgaaaagcaGAATTTCCTTGTAAAATTTACATGGCAGCAGATTAATAAGGCACATTACTCTATAAGTTAAATGATAATGTTTAGTTCTCATTAAGCCCATAAGCGGTTGTTGAGATTTGTATTAATGTGGCCTAACAAACTCTTAAAAGCTGCACACGTAGTATTTAGTCACCTTAAGTGATTATTCTTCACCACTGCTAAATGTCACGTGTAGGCTAATGATTTATACTCATGGAGTTGGGTGGAAAAGCCCCCGCTTGCATTGGGTTAGTCATAGGTACAGGTGCTGTTACGTAACATGTgcaaattacagttttaaagttttaaagttggTTGCATGggacatacaaaaataattcacTGACAGTTCAGTTGAACTGAACATTTATTACTCAGTTAAGGACTGGTAATTTAAGTGCATttcaaagattaataaacaggCCAAGAAGGACTTTTTTTCTCCTTGTATTTAAACTGTTATCAACAACTTGTATCTAAAGCACTTGTGAAAGATacatatgtaatttatatttcatcATATGTGTCACATACATATACAGCAAATaaccatttgaatatattgcatgatcaaattatcattttaatatgttattgAATGACATTTGATGTAATTTCTTACATAAGCATCAGTGTACGTTTTATTGCACACTGTGTATCTTACTCTTAAAACAACTGACAATTTTCTGTCTAATTTCCTTCGTTTTAAACCCATAAATAAGTGGATTCACAATGGGAGGAAACACAAGAACAGATACAGAAAACACCCTGCGTAGGTGAGCTGGAGCATTTTCAGAACGATGTGCgataagagggaaaaaagtgTTGAATTCCAAGAACAGGAAGACCACTAAATGAGTGCCACATGTCTGAAGTGCCTTAATCTTTGCATCAGACTGCTTATTGGTAACACAAGTGATTAATATATGAATGTATGTAAATGCCACAACAGAAAGTGAAATAGAGTGgtataaagataaaataaacaaaccataGATATTGTTCACTCTTGTATCTTCGCACATGATTTTCATTAAAGATGGGTTATAGCAGACAAGCTCTGCCATGTATTTCTGGCAAATCTTGTATGGCATTAGAAGACAGAAaagtacaaatataataataaaatgaatgagcCACATCATAGTTATGATTCTCACTAAGTTACTGGTAGTCATAATTGCTCCATATCTCAGTGGGAAGCAGATAGCGATATATCTGTCAAAGGCCATAGCGGTAAGAATTACATGAGATGCACCaccatatatatgtataaaaaagcCTTGAAGCAAACATGCAGGATATGATATTGATCTGTCCTGAGACAATATGCTATACagcagctgaggaaaaaggctTGTTGCACCCATTGCGTCATTGATAGGCAGGTTAAGCAACAGTATGTACATTGGTTTATGAAGATTCCTGTTTTCACAAATGGTGACAACAATCGTGAAATTGCAGAGTAAGATAGTAAAGTATGTTGCTATTCCAAATATGAACGCAGGGTAAATGCTTGCCTGAGGCAGTTCCAAAGAGTGCAAAGTCAGGATCACTGAGAGGACAGATTCATTTGGGTACATGCTGAATGCTCTTATAACCCTGAAAGCTAATAACGCTTGTTTACATCATTAAATCTCAATAAAACCTTTGAAGCTTTGTTGCTTTCCAAAAAGGACATTCATCAATCATCCTTTTATTCTGACATATCCTGAATCATTGTTCTTACAACCTTGGGGAAAAAGCAATAATTCTATCAACACCATGTTAAATCCTCCATAAActcttcaaaaacaaacaaataagcaaacaagaaaaaagCAACTGCAGAATATACAAGACATGCGTTGTAGCATGTTAGCAGATTAATGATCTAAATTACTTTAAAGtagttaaattttaataatcaatatttagatttgcaTCCATTTTAATATCCCATTACTGTAACTTGTTCACATTAATTCCTAAAGACAAAAGctctaaatgtaatatttagccaCCTTAAGTGATCATCCTTCTCCACAGCTGAATGTTGTTATCATCTGTGATCATCTGATTTATACTAATGGACCACACTGGGCTGAAAACTCTTTGTTTACTTTGGGTTAACCATGGAAATGGGTGGTGTTATGTTGCATTTGCACATTACATTCAAATCTTGAACTTAACAAATGAGACTCTAGAATGATATTCACATGGGAAATTATACTTCTGAGTTGCCTTGAGACTCTTCATGTTACCACAGGCCCCACTGAAAATACCAGTTTAGACCAGAAATGCACTGATCATGTGCTGTATTCTGGTTAGATATTAGCTTTGTTACTTGATTAGGAGAGATATCATGAGTTGGGCCACATTTGAACTGCAAATTATACTGCcattatgatttaaatggtgAAGTTAAAGCAATTAACATTCCATATACAGCAAATTCAGACTGTTTTCAAGGAACATTTCAAAGAAAAATTCAAATTGGCTTAAAATATActagtaaatgggtgccgtcagaatgagtagatcctctgcagcgaatgggtgtcatcagaatgagagctcaaacagctgataaaatcccatctgaatcaggagagaaatatgcacagatcaagcaaaAACAGGCCAGAACAGTTCTACACAAATATGTCATTGATTTCGatatgagaggacaacaggggatagCCATTTTTGTTTGGATTATAGTATTTTGGTTTGAAATTGAAGTTTTTCACTTCAAAAGCCATTAATTGTTgtcatgtggattattgtgatgtttttataagctgtttggactctcattctgacggcacccattcactgcagattctatttttttgaatgaactattcctttaatattaaatgtaaaatttcaaAGAGTATGTTTACTTTTACAGTGTTTACAGTTGATTACTGGTTTTGAGAATTATACACTTCGCTTTGCTCAGAGATCTTGTTGATCGAGCTCTAGCTCTCAGACAAGTAAATGCTTAGATAGAACTCATATATGTGCAAGAGGATGTAAAGAAATCCCATGTATGGACACTctatggatttatttatttaaatgactaGCCAGATCTCAATTTACAAATCTCTCCACACATAAATACTAgtgctgtcagtttaacgcgttaacttaattaatcagttataaaaaaaatagtgctattacaatattttaacgcagttaacacACTGTCCCCGTCCTCAGACCTGGAAACAATAACTGTGAGGAAAAAGCTCTTAATAAGTTTTATTATGTCATCTTCAAACAAGCATGTTCAGACACTATGTATCTTACTCCTGAAACAGGTGAGAATTTTCTGTCTGATCTCTTTAGTTTTAAAACCATAAACAAGTGGATTTACAAGGGGAGGAAACACAAAAACCGTTATGGAAAACATCCTGCGAATGTAAGCATATTTTCATAAGCATAATTTTAAACCAttgaatcattttgtttttataaatacatattttaatttattactttctTAGATGTATTACTTTccagtttaaagtttaaataaataaacattgctatcaaaaagcacatatttacaataattattattattatttttacatttattctaaatgAATAACTATGTGAATGCAGTAACAAATGATCCGActtgcatattttatttgtaaatgatGTTCAACTAGTAAACTGGTAGTCAACACACTTTcaaatcatcagtcatcaaaactCTGCAAAGAAACacttcttaaaggggtcatcggatgcccattttacacaagttgatatgattctttagggtcttaatgaaaagtctacaacattctttggttaaaatttcttgatggtagtgtaaaaacaccttttttacctcaccaaaaacagctctgcaaaaatcaacctatTCTGGTCGatattgctttaaatgttaatgagctctgctcaacCCCCTCTCTTCACTCTGTGGAGTGAAgtgcctgtttactttagctgcatttagccacgtttagccgttaaatttgctaactagctagttattaggaaaggcgattgcaaagattcataaaaaactcttatactcacttctgctgtaagtgaagctggatcacgaatgatgtTACTGACTACAGATCAGGAAAACTTAAAGTAcagtaatttaaaacaataactcTTATCTGTGAAAGAGGAAGAAAGTATTAATAacaagaatattaaatattttgtcatttttacccATTAATTCATAGTTAATTAATAGTTTTCATACAATGCCTGTTTACATTataaataggatttttttttaaaaattaagataaataatttaaatcttaGTTGTTTTGAAGTTTTGTTGCTTTCTAAAATGGACGTATATCATCCTTTCATTCTGACATATCCAGctaaagtattttatttgttttgaatcatttttatcaacAGCAGGTTagattctttataaaaaaagaaagaaaaaggaagcCACTACATAA
Proteins encoded in this region:
- the LOC127176930 gene encoding olfactory receptor 52B2-like, which encodes MYLNGSILSVILTLHSLELPQASIYPAFIFGMATYSTILLCNLTIVVTICENRNLHKPMYILLLNLPINDAMGASSLFPQLLYSILSQDRSISYPACMLQGFFIHMYGGASHVILTAMAFDRYIAICFPLRYGAIMTTSNLVRIITMMWLIHFIIIIVLFCLLMPYKICQKYMAELVCYNPSLMKIMCEDTTVNNIYGLFILCLYHCISLSVVAFTYIHILITCVTNKQSDAKIKALQTCGTHLVVFLFLEFNTFFPLIAHRSENAPAHLRRVFSISALVFPPIVNPLIYGFKTKEIRQKIVSCFKSKIHSLQ
- the LOC127176931 gene encoding olfactory receptor 52J3-like, whose product is MYPNESVLSVILTLHSLELPQASIYPAFIFGIATYFTILLCNFTIVVTICENRNLHKPMYILLLNLPINDAMGATSLFPQLLYSILSQDRSISYPACLLQGFFIHIYGGASHVILTAMAFDRYIAICFPLRYGAIMTTSNLVRIITMMWLIHFIIIFVLFCLLMPYKICQKYMAELVCYNPSLMKIMCEDTRVNNIYGLFILSLYHSISLSVVAFTYIHILITCVTNKQSDAKIKALQTCGTHLVVFLFLEFNTFFPLIAHRSENAPAHLRRVFSVSVLVFPPIVNPLIYGFKTKEIRQKIVSCFKSKIHSVQ